Proteins encoded in a region of the Triplophysa dalaica isolate WHDGS20190420 chromosome 10, ASM1584641v1, whole genome shotgun sequence genome:
- the LOC130429537 gene encoding uncharacterized protein LOC130429537 isoform X2: MIYKSVLCALCLWLARGVFGADADEVKSVSVMEGDSVTLHTDLTHIQTDIQILWTFKLNTRLAEIIKREQMNIFFVSKDVIFRDHLQMNNQTGSLTITNIKTEHSGLYQLQIISDKISFTSFTVIVHGVFGVGSDEVKSVSVMEADNVTLHTDLTNIQTDDQILWQCVNRGTRIAQIYKKHMDMFDSKVLFGDRLKLDSQTGSLTITKIRITDTGLYKLQIISDTGNSYKRFNVTVSVYSRLPVPVISRDSSQCSSPSERSSVSKCVLLCSVMNVTHVSLSWYKGNSLLSIISVSDLNIRLSIPLEVEYQDTNTYRCVINNPITNHTQHLDINNVYEACSGLMMKQHWVGITVFIVMLVMATAALGVLWFLYYRKTRHVVQTHDEADTTLSARQNEISKVDEHTVYSSVALS; encoded by the exons atgatttataaatcgGTTTTATGCGCTTTGTGCTTATGGCTTGCACGTG gtgtgtttggtgctgatgcagatgaagtgaagtcagtgtcagtgatggagggagattctgtcactctacacactgatctcacTCACATACAGACAGATATACAGATACTCTGGACTTTTAAACTAAACACTCGTTTGGCTGAAATCATTAAAAGGGAACAgatgaacattttttttgttagtaAGGATGTGATATTCAGAGATCATCTACAGATGAacaatcagactggatctctaaccatcacaaacatcaaaactgaacactctggactttatcaactacAGATCATCAGTGACAAGATCTCATTCACAAGTTTTACTGTTATTGTCCATG gtgtgtttggtgttggttcagatgaagtgaagtcagtgtcagtgatggaggcaGATAatgtcactctacacactgatcttaCTAACATACAGACAGATGATCAGATACTGTGGCAGTGTGTTAATCGAGGGACTCGTATAGCGCAAATATATAAGAAACATATGGACATGTTTGACAGTAAAGTGTTATTTGGAGACAGACTGAAACTGGacagtcagactggatctctcaccatcacaaaaaTCAGAAtcacagacactggactttataaactacagaTCATCAGTGACACAGGAAATTCATACAAGAGATTCAATGTAACTGTCAGTGTCTATT CTCgtctgcctgttcctgtcatctccagagactcttctcaatgttcttcaccatcagaaagatcttcagtgtcaaaatgtgtgttgttgtgttcagtgatgaatgtgacacatgtgagtctctcatggtacaaaggaaacagtttattgtccatcatcagtgtgtctgatctcaacatcagactctctatacctctggaggtggaatatcaggatacaaacacatacagatgtgtcatcaacaatcccatcacaaaccacacacaacatctagACATCAACAATGTCTATGAGGCATGTTCAG GACTCATGATGAAGCAACACTGGGTGGGAATCACAGTATTTATTGTAATGCTGGTTATGGCGACTGCAGCTTTGGGTGTATTGTGGTTTCTCTACTACAGGAAAACTAGACATGTGG tTCAGACTCATGATGAGGCAGATACAACATTAAGTGCACGCCAAAATGAGATTTCG AAAGTTGATGAACACACAGTGTATTCAAGTGTTGCTCTGAGTTGA
- the LOC130429537 gene encoding uncharacterized protein LOC130429537 isoform X3 produces the protein MIYKSVLCALCLWLARGVFGADADEVKSVSVMEGDSVTLHTDLTHIQTDIQILWTFKLNTRLAEIIKREQMNIFFVSKDVIFRDHLQMNNQTGSLTITNIKTEHSGLYQLQIISDKISFTSFTVIVHGVFGVGSDEVKSVSVMEADNVTLHTDLTNIQTDDQILWQCVNRGTRIAQIYKKHMDMFDSKVLFGDRLKLDSQTGSLTITKIRITDTGLYKLQIISDTGNSYKRFNVTVSVYSRLPVPVISRDSSQCSSPSERSSVSKCVLLCSVMNVTHVSLSWYKGNSLLSIISVSDLNIRLSIPLEVEYQDTNTYRCVINNPITNHTQHLDINNVYEACSGLMMKQHWVGITVFIVMLVMATAALGVLWFLYYRKTRHFRLMMRQIQH, from the exons atgatttataaatcgGTTTTATGCGCTTTGTGCTTATGGCTTGCACGTG gtgtgtttggtgctgatgcagatgaagtgaagtcagtgtcagtgatggagggagattctgtcactctacacactgatctcacTCACATACAGACAGATATACAGATACTCTGGACTTTTAAACTAAACACTCGTTTGGCTGAAATCATTAAAAGGGAACAgatgaacattttttttgttagtaAGGATGTGATATTCAGAGATCATCTACAGATGAacaatcagactggatctctaaccatcacaaacatcaaaactgaacactctggactttatcaactacAGATCATCAGTGACAAGATCTCATTCACAAGTTTTACTGTTATTGTCCATG gtgtgtttggtgttggttcagatgaagtgaagtcagtgtcagtgatggaggcaGATAatgtcactctacacactgatcttaCTAACATACAGACAGATGATCAGATACTGTGGCAGTGTGTTAATCGAGGGACTCGTATAGCGCAAATATATAAGAAACATATGGACATGTTTGACAGTAAAGTGTTATTTGGAGACAGACTGAAACTGGacagtcagactggatctctcaccatcacaaaaaTCAGAAtcacagacactggactttataaactacagaTCATCAGTGACACAGGAAATTCATACAAGAGATTCAATGTAACTGTCAGTGTCTATT CTCgtctgcctgttcctgtcatctccagagactcttctcaatgttcttcaccatcagaaagatcttcagtgtcaaaatgtgtgttgttgtgttcagtgatgaatgtgacacatgtgagtctctcatggtacaaaggaaacagtttattgtccatcatcagtgtgtctgatctcaacatcagactctctatacctctggaggtggaatatcaggatacaaacacatacagatgtgtcatcaacaatcccatcacaaaccacacacaacatctagACATCAACAATGTCTATGAGGCATGTTCAG GACTCATGATGAAGCAACACTGGGTGGGAATCACAGTATTTATTGTAATGCTGGTTATGGCGACTGCAGCTTTGGGTGTATTGTGGTTTCTCTACTACAGGAAAACTAGACAT tTCAGACTCATGATGAGGCAGATACAACATTAA
- the LOC130429537 gene encoding uncharacterized protein LOC130429537 isoform X1 — MIYKSVLCALCLWLARGVFGADADEVKSVSVMEGDSVTLHTDLTHIQTDIQILWTFKLNTRLAEIIKREQMNIFFVSKDVIFRDHLQMNNQTGSLTITNIKTEHSGLYQLQIISDKISFTSFTVIVHGVFGVGSDEVKSVSVMEADNVTLHTDLTNIQTDDQILWQCVNRGTRIAQIYKKHMDMFDSKVLFGDRLKLDSQTGSLTITKIRITDTGLYKLQIISDTGNSYKRFNVTVSVYSRLPVPVISRDSSQCSSPSERSSVSKCVLLCSVMNVTHVSLSWYKGNSLLSIISVSDLNIRLSIPLEVEYQDTNTYRCVINNPITNHTQHLDINNVYEACSGLMMKQHWVGITVFIVMLVMATAALGVLWFLYYRKTRHVVQTHDEADTTLSARQNEISVRVCVAASVSCCLCPFGFCQRFVFYK, encoded by the exons atgatttataaatcgGTTTTATGCGCTTTGTGCTTATGGCTTGCACGTG gtgtgtttggtgctgatgcagatgaagtgaagtcagtgtcagtgatggagggagattctgtcactctacacactgatctcacTCACATACAGACAGATATACAGATACTCTGGACTTTTAAACTAAACACTCGTTTGGCTGAAATCATTAAAAGGGAACAgatgaacattttttttgttagtaAGGATGTGATATTCAGAGATCATCTACAGATGAacaatcagactggatctctaaccatcacaaacatcaaaactgaacactctggactttatcaactacAGATCATCAGTGACAAGATCTCATTCACAAGTTTTACTGTTATTGTCCATG gtgtgtttggtgttggttcagatgaagtgaagtcagtgtcagtgatggaggcaGATAatgtcactctacacactgatcttaCTAACATACAGACAGATGATCAGATACTGTGGCAGTGTGTTAATCGAGGGACTCGTATAGCGCAAATATATAAGAAACATATGGACATGTTTGACAGTAAAGTGTTATTTGGAGACAGACTGAAACTGGacagtcagactggatctctcaccatcacaaaaaTCAGAAtcacagacactggactttataaactacagaTCATCAGTGACACAGGAAATTCATACAAGAGATTCAATGTAACTGTCAGTGTCTATT CTCgtctgcctgttcctgtcatctccagagactcttctcaatgttcttcaccatcagaaagatcttcagtgtcaaaatgtgtgttgttgtgttcagtgatgaatgtgacacatgtgagtctctcatggtacaaaggaaacagtttattgtccatcatcagtgtgtctgatctcaacatcagactctctatacctctggaggtggaatatcaggatacaaacacatacagatgtgtcatcaacaatcccatcacaaaccacacacaacatctagACATCAACAATGTCTATGAGGCATGTTCAG GACTCATGATGAAGCAACACTGGGTGGGAATCACAGTATTTATTGTAATGCTGGTTATGGCGACTGCAGCTTTGGGTGTATTGTGGTTTCTCTACTACAGGAAAACTAGACATGTGG tTCAGACTCATGATGAGGCAGATACAACATTAAGTGCACGCCAAAATGAGATTTCGGTAAGAGTTTGTGTTGCTGCGTCTGTATCTTGCTGTTTGTGCCCCTTTGGTTTCTGtcaaagatttgttttttacaagtaa
- the LOC130430632 gene encoding natural killer cell receptor 2B4-like: MLSFHDVLKLSEVTLKTTRQPKLHHVQHKRFENMIYKSVLCALCLWLARGVFGVGADEVKSVSVMEGDSVTLHTDLTHIQTDIQILWTFKLNTRLAEIIKREQMNTLSVSKDVIFRDHLQMNNQTGSLTITDIKTEHTGLYQLQIISDKISFTSFTVIVHARLPVPVIIRNSSQCSSSSERSSVSKCVLLCSVMNVTHVSLSWYKGNSLLSSISVSDLNIRLSLPLEVEYQDTNTYRCVVSNPVSNQTQHLYINVFCRSCSAHMQNPHLVGISFFLVMVVLVTAAVGVMWFLCRKSRHMTDVVQTPDEEEIHYADTTCNARHNETSKADDNTVYSNVTQESTSSSYHLLNSSTMYVNDEGFKDKLQMDSLTGSLTITNISVKNTGP, encoded by the exons ATGCTTTCGTTTCATGATGTTCTGAAGCTTTCTGAAGTGACCCTTAAAACAACCAGACAGCCTAAGTTACACCATGTGCAGCATAAACGTTttgaaaatatgatttataaatcgGTTTTATGCGCTTTGTGCTTATGGCTTGCACGTG gtgtgtttggtgttggtgcagatgaagtgaagtcagtctcagtgatggagggagattctgtcactctacacactgatctcacTCACATACAGACAGATATACAGATACTCTGGACTTTTAAACTAAACACTCGTTTGGCCGAAATCATTAAAAGGGAACAGATGAACACTTTGTCCGTTAGTAAGGATGTGATATTCAGAGATCATCTACAGATGAacaatcagactggatctctcaccatcacagacatcaaaactgaacacactggactttatcaactacAGATCATCAGTGACAAGATCTCATTCACAAGTTTTACTGTTATTGTCCATG CTCGTcttcctgttcctgtcatcatcagaaactcttctcaatgttcctcatcatcagaaagatcttcagtgtcaaaatgtgtgttgttgtgttcagtgatgaatgtgacacatgtgagtctctcctggtacaaaggaaacagtttattgtccagcatcagtgtgtctgatctcaacatcagactctcgctacctctggaggtggaatatcaggatacaaacacatacagatgtgtggtgtCCAATCCGGTCAGCAACCAGACTCAACATCTTTACATCAATGTTTTCTGTAGGTCATGTTCAG cacACATGCAGAATCCACATTTGGTGGGAATCTCGTTTTTTCTGGTAATGGTGGTTCTGGTGACTGCAGCTGTGGGAGTAATGTGGTTTCTTTGCAGGAAATCTAGACACATGACAGATGTGG TTCAGACTCCTGATGAGGAAGAGATTCATTATGCAGATACAACTTGTAATGCACGCCATAATGAGACTTCA aaagcAGATGACAACACCGTGTACTCAAATGTTACTCAAGAGTCGACATCATCCTCGTATCATCT ACTCAACTCAAGCACTATGTATGTTAATGATGAGGGATTCAAAGACAAACTACAGATGGACAGTCTGaccggatctctcaccatcacaaacatcagcgTGAAAAACACTGGACCTTAA
- the LOC130429536 gene encoding uncharacterized protein LOC130429536 isoform X3: MIYKSVLCALCLWLARGVFGADADEVKSVSVMEGDSVTLHTDLTHIQTDIQILWTFKLNTRLAEIIKREQMNIFFVSKDVIFRDHLQMNNQTGSLTITNIKTEHSGLYQLQIISDKISFTSFTVIVHGVFGVGSDEVKSVSVMEADNVTLHTDLTNIQTDDQILWQCVNRGTRIAQIYKKHMDMFDSKVLFGDRLKLDSQTGSLTITKIRITDTGLYKLQIISDTGNSYKRFNVTVSVYSRLPVPVISRDSSQCSSPSERSSVSKCVLLCSVMNVTHVSLSWYKGNSLLSSISVSDLNIRLSIPLEVEYQDTNTYRCVINNPITNHTQHLDINNVYEACSGLMMKQHWVGITVFIVMLVMATAALGVLWFLYYRKTRHFRLMMRQIQH, translated from the exons atgatttataaatcgGTTTTATGCGCTTTGTGCTTATGGCTTGCACGTG gtgtgtttggtgctgatgcagatgaagtgaagtcagtgtcagtgatggagggagattctgtcactctacacactgatctcacTCACATACAGACAGATATACAGATACTCTGGACTTTTAAACTAAACACTCGTTTGGCTGAAATCATTAAAAGGGAACAgatgaacattttttttgttagtaAGGATGTGATATTCAGAGATCATCTACAGATGAacaatcagactggatctctaaccatcacaaacatcaaaactgaacactctggactttatcaactacAGATCATCAGTGACAAGATCTCATTCACAAGTTTTACTGTTATTGTCCATG gtgtgtttggtgttggttcagatgaagtgaagtcagtgtcagtgatggaggcaGATAatgtcactctacacactgatcttaCTAACATACAGACAGATGATCAGATACTGTGGCAGTGTGTTAATCGAGGGACTCGTATAGCGCAAATATATAAGAAACATATGGACATGTTTGACAGTAAAGTGTTATTTGGAGACAGACTGAAACTGGacagtcagactggatctctcaccatcacaaaaaTCAGAATCACAGACACTGGACTCTATAAACTACAGATCATCAGTGACACAGGAAATTCATACAAGAGATTCAATGTAACTGTCAGTGTCTATT CTCgtctgcctgttcctgtcatctccagagactcttctcaatgttcttcaccatcagaaagatcttcagtgtcaaaatgtgtgttgttgtgttcagtgatgaatgtgacacatgtgagtctctcctggtacaaaggaaacagtttattgtccagcatcagtgtgtctgatctcaacatcagactctctatacctctggaggtggaatatcaggatacaaacacatacagatgtgtcatcaacaatcccatcacaaaccacacacaacatctagACATCAACAATGTCTATGAGGCATGTTCAG GACTCATGATGAAGCAACACTGGGTGGGAATCACAGTATTTATTGTAATGCTGGTTATGGCGACTGCAGCTTTGGGTGTATTGTGGTTTCTCTACTACAGGAAAACTAGACAT tTCAGACTCATGATGAGGCAGATACAACATTAA
- the LOC130429536 gene encoding uncharacterized protein LOC130429536 isoform X2 has protein sequence MIYKSVLCALCLWLARGVFGADADEVKSVSVMEGDSVTLHTDLTHIQTDIQILWTFKLNTRLAEIIKREQMNIFFVSKDVIFRDHLQMNNQTGSLTITNIKTEHSGLYQLQIISDKISFTSFTVIVHGVFGVGSDEVKSVSVMEADNVTLHTDLTNIQTDDQILWQCVNRGTRIAQIYKKHMDMFDSKVLFGDRLKLDSQTGSLTITKIRITDTGLYKLQIISDTGNSYKRFNVTVSVYSRLPVPVISRDSSQCSSPSERSSVSKCVLLCSVMNVTHVSLSWYKGNSLLSSISVSDLNIRLSIPLEVEYQDTNTYRCVINNPITNHTQHLDINNVYEACSGLMMKQHWVGITVFIVMLVMATAALGVLWFLYYRKTRHVVQTHDEADTTLSARQNEISKVDEHTVYSSVALS, from the exons atgatttataaatcgGTTTTATGCGCTTTGTGCTTATGGCTTGCACGTG gtgtgtttggtgctgatgcagatgaagtgaagtcagtgtcagtgatggagggagattctgtcactctacacactgatctcacTCACATACAGACAGATATACAGATACTCTGGACTTTTAAACTAAACACTCGTTTGGCTGAAATCATTAAAAGGGAACAgatgaacattttttttgttagtaAGGATGTGATATTCAGAGATCATCTACAGATGAacaatcagactggatctctaaccatcacaaacatcaaaactgaacactctggactttatcaactacAGATCATCAGTGACAAGATCTCATTCACAAGTTTTACTGTTATTGTCCATG gtgtgtttggtgttggttcagatgaagtgaagtcagtgtcagtgatggaggcaGATAatgtcactctacacactgatcttaCTAACATACAGACAGATGATCAGATACTGTGGCAGTGTGTTAATCGAGGGACTCGTATAGCGCAAATATATAAGAAACATATGGACATGTTTGACAGTAAAGTGTTATTTGGAGACAGACTGAAACTGGacagtcagactggatctctcaccatcacaaaaaTCAGAATCACAGACACTGGACTCTATAAACTACAGATCATCAGTGACACAGGAAATTCATACAAGAGATTCAATGTAACTGTCAGTGTCTATT CTCgtctgcctgttcctgtcatctccagagactcttctcaatgttcttcaccatcagaaagatcttcagtgtcaaaatgtgtgttgttgtgttcagtgatgaatgtgacacatgtgagtctctcctggtacaaaggaaacagtttattgtccagcatcagtgtgtctgatctcaacatcagactctctatacctctggaggtggaatatcaggatacaaacacatacagatgtgtcatcaacaatcccatcacaaaccacacacaacatctagACATCAACAATGTCTATGAGGCATGTTCAG GACTCATGATGAAGCAACACTGGGTGGGAATCACAGTATTTATTGTAATGCTGGTTATGGCGACTGCAGCTTTGGGTGTATTGTGGTTTCTCTACTACAGGAAAACTAGACATGTGG tTCAGACTCATGATGAGGCAGATACAACATTAAGTGCACGCCAAAATGAGATTTCG AAAGTTGATGAACACACAGTGTATTCAAGTGTTGCTCTGAGTTGA
- the LOC130429536 gene encoding uncharacterized protein LOC130429536 isoform X1 codes for MIYKSVLCALCLWLARGVFGADADEVKSVSVMEGDSVTLHTDLTHIQTDIQILWTFKLNTRLAEIIKREQMNIFFVSKDVIFRDHLQMNNQTGSLTITNIKTEHSGLYQLQIISDKISFTSFTVIVHGVFGVGSDEVKSVSVMEADNVTLHTDLTNIQTDDQILWQCVNRGTRIAQIYKKHMDMFDSKVLFGDRLKLDSQTGSLTITKIRITDTGLYKLQIISDTGNSYKRFNVTVSVYSRLPVPVISRDSSQCSSPSERSSVSKCVLLCSVMNVTHVSLSWYKGNSLLSSISVSDLNIRLSIPLEVEYQDTNTYRCVINNPITNHTQHLDINNVYEACSGLMMKQHWVGITVFIVMLVMATAALGVLWFLYYRKTRHVVQTHDEADTTLSARQNEISVRVCVAVCVCILLFVPLWFLSKICFLQVKKKFFVLLL; via the exons atgatttataaatcgGTTTTATGCGCTTTGTGCTTATGGCTTGCACGTG gtgtgtttggtgctgatgcagatgaagtgaagtcagtgtcagtgatggagggagattctgtcactctacacactgatctcacTCACATACAGACAGATATACAGATACTCTGGACTTTTAAACTAAACACTCGTTTGGCTGAAATCATTAAAAGGGAACAgatgaacattttttttgttagtaAGGATGTGATATTCAGAGATCATCTACAGATGAacaatcagactggatctctaaccatcacaaacatcaaaactgaacactctggactttatcaactacAGATCATCAGTGACAAGATCTCATTCACAAGTTTTACTGTTATTGTCCATG gtgtgtttggtgttggttcagatgaagtgaagtcagtgtcagtgatggaggcaGATAatgtcactctacacactgatcttaCTAACATACAGACAGATGATCAGATACTGTGGCAGTGTGTTAATCGAGGGACTCGTATAGCGCAAATATATAAGAAACATATGGACATGTTTGACAGTAAAGTGTTATTTGGAGACAGACTGAAACTGGacagtcagactggatctctcaccatcacaaaaaTCAGAATCACAGACACTGGACTCTATAAACTACAGATCATCAGTGACACAGGAAATTCATACAAGAGATTCAATGTAACTGTCAGTGTCTATT CTCgtctgcctgttcctgtcatctccagagactcttctcaatgttcttcaccatcagaaagatcttcagtgtcaaaatgtgtgttgttgtgttcagtgatgaatgtgacacatgtgagtctctcctggtacaaaggaaacagtttattgtccagcatcagtgtgtctgatctcaacatcagactctctatacctctggaggtggaatatcaggatacaaacacatacagatgtgtcatcaacaatcccatcacaaaccacacacaacatctagACATCAACAATGTCTATGAGGCATGTTCAG GACTCATGATGAAGCAACACTGGGTGGGAATCACAGTATTTATTGTAATGCTGGTTATGGCGACTGCAGCTTTGGGTGTATTGTGGTTTCTCTACTACAGGAAAACTAGACATGTGG tTCAGACTCATGATGAGGCAGATACAACATTAAGTGCACGCCAAAATGAGATTTCGGTAAGAGTTTGTGTTGCTGTGTGCGTCTGTATCTTGCTGTTTGTGCCCCTTTGGTTTCTGtcaaagatttgttttttacaagtaaaaaaaaagttttttgtgctACTTTTGTAA
- the LOC130429543 gene encoding uncharacterized protein LOC130429543 gives MEGDYVTLHTDLAKNQTDITITWSFGLEATRIADILKRDQMNHFFVSKDGIFRDHLQLDNQTGSLTITNIRTEHTGLYKLFISRDKVSFFVFNVTVHARLSVPVIIRNSSQCSSSSKRSSKCVLLCSVMNVTHVSLSWYKGNSLLSIISVSDLNIRLSLPLEVEYQDTNTYRCVINHTITNQTQHLDINNVCKSCSALMMKPHWVGITVFIVMLVMTTAALGVMWFLYYRKTRHRVQTHDEEELHYADTTFSARHNEISKADEHTVYSSVALS, from the exons atggagggagactATGTCACTCTTCACACTGATCTTGctaaaaaccagacagacattACAATAACATGGAGTTTTGGACTTGAAGCGACTCGTATAGCTGATATCTTAAAAAGGGATCAAATGAACCATTTCTTTGTTAGTAAGGATGGGATATTCAGAGATCATCTACAGTTGGacaatcagactggatctctcaccatcacaaacatcagaactgaacacactggactttataaactatttattaGCAGGGACAAGgtctcattttttgtttttaatgttactgTACATG CTCGTctgtctgttcctgtcatcatcagaaactcttctcaatgttcttcatcatcaaaaagatcttcaaaatgtgtgttgttgtgttcagtgatgaatgtgacacatgtgagtctctcctggtacaaaggaaacagtttattgtccatcatcagtgtgtctgatctcaacatcagactctctctgcctctggaggtggaatatcaggatacaaacacatacagatgtgtcatcaacCATACCATCACAAACCAAACTCAACATCTGGACATCAACAATGTCTGTAAATCATGTTCAG CACTCATGATGAAGCCACACTGGGTGGGAATCACAGTTTTTATTGTAATGCTGGTTATGACGACTGCAGCTCTGGGTGTAATGTGGTTTCTCTACTACAGGAAAACTAGACACAGAG TTCAGACTCATGATGAGGAAGAGCTTCATTATGCAGATACAACATTTAGTGCACGCCATAATGAGATTTCG aaagcTGATGAACACACGGTGTATTCAAGTGTTGCTCTGAGTTGA